The Tenebrio molitor chromosome 2, icTenMoli1.1, whole genome shotgun sequence DNA segment AGGTACTTTACTGTGATATTATCGTAGGTATTGCAACAATTCACTTTGTAGGAGTGCAACACCCATTGCGTGGTTTATTTTTGCGTAACTATCTGTTACAATGTACAAGAAACGTGCTACCAGATGCTCCCGATACCGATGTAGATACTCCCGAAGGGACAGTTAGAGATTCTGTAgattttgttctgatgaattTTGCCGAAATGAATAAATTGTGGGTGAGAATGCAGCATCAAGGTCATTCAAGAGAAAGGCAACACAGGGAAAGGGAGAGGGAAGAACTGAAGATTTTGGTTGGGACCAACTTGGTTAGACTGAGTCAGTTGGAGTCGGTGACGCTAGAAAAGTATCAAAAACTTGTTTTGCCAGGCATTTTAGAACAGGTAActtaataaatatgttttttttttctcttgtggcgacattaaatttttcaacgtctcaaaaattttaattttaatgtatttactGATATTCTAATGGTAAACGAATTAATACAAGATAGTAACAAAAatgttctaaaattatttttaataattgttcaATTGAAACTGAACAAATCAATTGTTATTGACAGGTCGTCAGCTGTAGGGACGCTATTGCCCAAGAATACTTGATGGAATGCATAATCCAAGTATTTCCTGACGAGTTTCACATCAAAACTTTAAATCCGTTTTTAAAATCGTGTGCCGAACTGGAAGCGggtgtcaatgtcaaaaacatTGTCATCAGTTTAATGGAGCGTTTGGCGTCATTCAGTCAAAGATCAGATGCTTTAGGGAGCGAAGGtgttacattaaaatataaaaaagatgATCGTTTGTTAAATTGGAAATTTCTAGGGGCTACGATTTTGCAGCAAGTACAGCTGTTTGAAGTGTTTTCTGATCAAGTAGCGTCTATAATAACGAATCGTCAATATCTGCCACCTGAAGATATGATCGCCCTTCAAGTGGCGTTAGTTAATTTGGCCTTGAAATGTTACCCAGACCGTATTGACTACATCGATAAAGTTATGTTGACAAGCGTGGAAGTCTTTCAACGTTTAGGATTGGAACATCTCGAATCAAACTCCTTAGTTGCCAAAGAGTtgcagaaattattaaaaatacctctggataattacaataatttgctcataattttaaaactaaaacacTACGCCGGTCTGATGCAGCATCTGGACTACGCGGGGAGAAAAATGTTGAGcatatatattttaaataacgCTTTAGATAACGAGACTGTTGTACCGTCACAAGAAGAGACCGAACAGTCTTTAAATCTGTTGAGTCCGTTGGTCAACGACAAAGAAGATCAGCCACTCGGCGAAGTAGATCTGGAGGAATTAGCCGAAGAACAGTGCCTTTTGGCGAGATTTATCCACCAGTTACGGTCAAACGTCGCAGACGATCAGTATCTCATACTTACGGCAGCACGGAAGGTTAGAGTAAAATCGGATGTTGTTCGTGTCATTTTGATGTATTGATTTTTGCAGATTTTGGGTGGTGGCGGTTCTCAAAGGATGAAATACACTCTCCCACCTCTCCTCTTTCAAGCTTACCTTCTCGCCTACAAatacaaagaaataaaagatgAAAAATGGGAGAAAAAGTGCCAGAAAATATTTCAGTTTTGTCATTCAACAATCACCGCTTTAGTCAAAGCCGAGCTAGCCGAACTACCATTGAGATTATTCCTCCAGGGAGCCCTGGCCATCGACCAGATAGGTTTCGAAAATCACGAAACCGTCGCTTACGAGTTCATGTCGCAAGCGTTTTCTTTGTACGAGGACGAAATATCGGATTCGAAAGCTCAGCTCGCTGCCATAACGTTGATCGTGGGGACGCTCGAACAAATCAGTTGTTTCTCTGAAGAAAATTCGGATCCGTTGCGAACGCAGTGCGCCTTGGCGGCCAGCAAGCTCTTAAAGAAGCCAGACCAGTGCAGAGGTGTCGCCACTTGTTCGCATCTGTTCTGGAGCGGAAAAAGCCTGGCGAGTAACAGGGAAGAGACCCACGACGGAAAGCGAGTGGTGGAATGTTTGAAGAAAGGTTTGAGGATCGCCAAACAATGCATGGATGTCAGCGTGCAAGTTCAGTTGTTCGTTGAGTTGTTGAACCattacatttatttctttgAAAAAGGGAACGATCAAGTCAGCGTGCAGATTTTGAATCAAGTTATAGGGAAGATAAAGGAAGAACTTCCCAATTTGGAGAGCTCAGACGAGACGGAACAGATCACCAAGCACTTTAACAACACTTTGGAGCATTTAAGATCGCGACTAGAAATGCCAGACGTCGAGGGAGTGTCATATGAAGGACTCGAGGTTTGAGCCGATGCTGCAAAACTTCGTAGAAGTtaaaaatgtgtatttatGATAATTAAGATCATATTATTCGGTaatttgttgaatattttaattttttatgtgtATATTATGATTTACATAAAAGTACCTATTGGATCCGCTCATTTATTTACAAGAATGAAACCGTTTCCACGATACCGACTCCCATTTCCGATTTAATTGCTCAAAGGAGTGTGCTTGTGTCTCTGATTCAGTCATTAAAGatgcaaaatttataaaatgaagCAAATTACTCATCATATAATCGGTTTTACTTTGGCATTACTTATAAATTACACGATCCAGTTCATATTCTTTGTGATATTGTGCAGCGATTCGTCGTATTGTTACTTATTCCCTTAAGAACAGAGAAGAATGGAGCAGCATGACTACATCGATAAAACCGTCGAGATATTGAAGAACCGTTTATATTTTgcaatttcgaaattttcaagttaTAAACGTTTGAAAAGTTCCAGAACTTTATGTTTTGTATGTTTCGACGAGGAGTTCAGATATCGGAATTTTTTCCACGACTTCGGCCCCGTGAACATTTCCTGTCTTTACAAATATTCttgtaaaataacaaaattattgcaaaatttcAGAGGGAGGAAGAAAATCGTACACTATACTTGTCACGACCCCAATAAAAAAGCCAACGCTGCTTACCTCGTAGGTTCTTTCGCTGTTATTTGTATGAAAATGGACCCTTTCGAAGTGTATAAAATTCTCCTCATCACGGAACCGTACAAGTAGTGTGCACATATTTTACCatttgttctcattttcttTTGGTAGACATTTTGTAGATGCTCTTCAACGAACTTCCATGCACACCATCAGATTGTACGACTGTTTTTCTGGAATTGCCAAAGCCTTACAGTA contains these protein-coding regions:
- the Vps35 gene encoding vacuolar protein sorting-associated protein 35 isoform X1, whose translation is MPTTPPQISPVEEQEKYLQDAVGVVKAQAFHMKRALDKNKLMDALKNASAMLAELRTSLLSPKSYYELYMAITDELRHLELYLLDEFQKGRKVTDLYELVQYAGNIVPRLYLLITVGLVYIKTNYALRRDLLKDLVEMCRGVQHPLRGLFLRNYLLQCTRNVLPDAPDTDVDTPEGTVRDSVDFVLMNFAEMNKLWVRMQHQGHSRERQHREREREELKILVGTNLVRLSQLESVTLEKYQKLVLPGILEQVVSCRDAIAQEYLMECIIQVFPDEFHIKTLNPFLKSCAELEAGVNVKNIVISLMERLASFSQRSDALGSEGVTLKYKKDDRLLNWKFLGATILQQVQLFEVFSDQVASIITNRQYLPPEDMIALQVALVNLALKCYPDRIDYIDKVMLTSVEVFQRLGLEHLESNSLVAKELQKLLKIPLDNYNNLLIILKLKHYAGLMQHLDYAGRKMLSIYILNNALDNETVVPSQEETEQSLNLLSPLVNDKEDQPLGEVDLEELAEEQCLLARFIHQLRSNVADDQYLILTAARKILGGGGSQRMKYTLPPLLFQAYLLAYKYKEIKDEKWEKKCQKIFQFCHSTITALVKAELAELPLRLFLQGALAIDQIGFENHETVAYEFMSQAFSLYEDEISDSKAQLAAITLIVGTLEQISCFSEENSDPLRTQCALAASKLLKKPDQCRGVATCSHLFWSGKSLASNREETHDGKRVVECLKKGLRIAKQCMDVSVQVQLFVELLNHYIYFFEKGNDQVSVQILNQVIGKIKEELPNLESSDETEQITKHFNNTLEHLRSRLEMPDVEGVSYEGLEV
- the Vps35 gene encoding vacuolar protein sorting-associated protein 35 isoform X2, encoding MPTTPPQISPVEEQEKYLQDAVGVVKAQAFHMKRALDKNKLMDALKNASAMLAELRTSLLSPKSYYELYMAITDELRHLELYLLDEFQKGRKVTDLYELVQYAGNIVPRLYLLITVGLVYIKTNYALRRDLLKDLVEMCRGVQHPLRGLFLRNYLLQCTRNVLPDAPDTDVDTPEGTVRDSVDFVLMNFAEMNKLWVRMQHQGHSRERQHREREREELKILVGTNLVRLSQLESVTLEKYQKLVLPGILEQVVSCRDAIAQEYLMECIIQVFPDEFHIKTLNPFLKSCAELEAGVNVKNIVISLMERLASFSQRSDALGSEGATILQQVQLFEVFSDQVASIITNRQYLPPEDMIALQVALVNLALKCYPDRIDYIDKVMLTSVEVFQRLGLEHLESNSLVAKELQKLLKIPLDNYNNLLIILKLKHYAGLMQHLDYAGRKMLSIYILNNALDNETVVPSQEETEQSLNLLSPLVNDKEDQPLGEVDLEELAEEQCLLARFIHQLRSNVADDQYLILTAARKILGGGGSQRMKYTLPPLLFQAYLLAYKYKEIKDEKWEKKCQKIFQFCHSTITALVKAELAELPLRLFLQGALAIDQIGFENHETVAYEFMSQAFSLYEDEISDSKAQLAAITLIVGTLEQISCFSEENSDPLRTQCALAASKLLKKPDQCRGVATCSHLFWSGKSLASNREETHDGKRVVECLKKGLRIAKQCMDVSVQVQLFVELLNHYIYFFEKGNDQVSVQILNQVIGKIKEELPNLESSDETEQITKHFNNTLEHLRSRLEMPDVEGVSYEGLEV